In Cyanobacteria bacterium FACHB-DQ100, one genomic interval encodes:
- a CDS encoding metallophosphoesterase, protein MSLKRRQLLVLGGLGSLGLVVAGKTLSRSPEPSSSMAQTVSEPPKPSANELMLRFVAVADSGAGDRNQFASADAMAAYHRKNPYSLVTLAGDNIYDSGEMERIGVAFEQPYAPLLKQNVRFRACLGNHDIRTENGDPQVRYAGFNMNGRYYTYREKDVQFFVLDTNGNADWKDQIAWLDAELGRSSAPWKVVYGHHPIYSSGVYGTDPVMIQRFAPLFKKHQVQLYINGHEHHYERSTSIDGTTYLVTGIGGAHLRRVGRSKTTEYAVSRYGFSAIEVYPDRLQIEGIGTDGLVFDRGIVARAATV, encoded by the coding sequence ATGAGTCTAAAGCGTCGTCAACTTCTGGTTTTAGGAGGATTAGGTAGCCTCGGTCTCGTGGTTGCTGGAAAAACCTTGAGTCGTTCCCCTGAACCGTCTTCGAGCATGGCTCAAACCGTGTCTGAGCCGCCTAAGCCCTCTGCTAATGAACTGATGCTGCGCTTTGTTGCCGTGGCAGACTCAGGGGCAGGCGATCGCAACCAGTTTGCCTCAGCAGATGCGATGGCAGCCTATCACCGCAAAAATCCCTATTCGCTGGTCACTCTAGCAGGCGACAACATTTACGACAGTGGCGAAATGGAGCGGATTGGCGTTGCCTTTGAGCAACCTTACGCCCCGCTCCTGAAGCAAAATGTCCGCTTCCGCGCCTGCTTGGGAAATCATGACATCCGTACCGAAAACGGCGATCCGCAAGTTCGTTATGCCGGGTTCAACATGAACGGACGTTACTATACTTACCGCGAAAAAGATGTCCAGTTCTTTGTGCTCGATACTAACGGTAACGCCGATTGGAAAGACCAGATTGCTTGGCTCGATGCTGAGTTGGGGCGCAGTTCTGCACCCTGGAAAGTTGTTTATGGGCATCATCCGATTTATTCGTCGGGCGTGTACGGCACCGATCCAGTCATGATTCAGAGGTTTGCCCCGCTATTCAAGAAACATCAAGTCCAGCTTTATATCAATGGACATGAACATCATTACGAGAGATCGACCTCGATCGACGGCACAACCTATTTAGTGACCGGAATTGGTGGCGCACATTTACGCCGCGTTGGACGCTCGAAGACGACAGAGTACGCTGTGTCTCGCTATGGATTCAGCGCGATCGAAGTTTATCCCGATCGTCTCCAGATCGAAGGGATTGGCACAGATGGACTGGTGTTCGATCGTGGAATCGTCGCCAGAGCCGCCACCGTATGA
- a CDS encoding leucyl aminopeptidase → MNLTVTGTPLLEWSGDGLAIGLFEGAELSSDVAALDQKLSGAIAELIADAEFKGKSGSTASTRIAGSPIRKLLLVGLGKPEAFNGEALRRSGAAVAKLAKRERCKTLGVSLPLCNDDAATTTQAIVEGIELGLYKDVRFKSEPDENGKIDAIELLGLAGQEAAIEKARQICSGVFLARELVAAPANYVTPVTMAETALAIANEHGLEIQILEKEDCEKLGMGAFLGVAQASDLPPKFIHITYKPQGTPRKKVAIIGKGLTFDSGGLNIKGAGSGIEMMKTDMGGAGATFGAVKAIAQLKPDVEVHFISAVTENMISGRAIHPGDILTASNGKTIEINNTDAEGRLTLADALVYTEKLGVDAIVDLATLTGACVIALGDNIAGLWSPNDELADQLLKASEQSGEKLWRMPMEEKYFESMKSGIADMKNTGARAGGAISAALFLKQYVKETPWAHLDVAGPVWTDKENGYNGAGATGYGVRLLVDWVLS, encoded by the coding sequence ATGAATTTAACAGTCACGGGAACTCCCCTACTCGAATGGTCAGGTGATGGCCTAGCGATCGGGCTATTTGAAGGCGCAGAATTGTCGAGCGATGTGGCAGCGCTTGACCAAAAATTATCCGGTGCGATCGCAGAATTAATCGCAGATGCTGAGTTCAAAGGGAAATCCGGCAGTACGGCATCGACTCGAATCGCAGGCAGCCCGATTCGGAAACTTCTCTTGGTGGGATTGGGTAAACCAGAGGCGTTCAATGGCGAGGCATTGCGACGATCGGGTGCTGCGGTTGCCAAGTTAGCCAAGCGCGAACGCTGCAAAACGCTCGGTGTGAGCTTGCCGCTCTGCAACGATGATGCGGCGACAACCACGCAAGCGATCGTTGAAGGCATCGAACTGGGGCTTTACAAAGATGTGCGCTTTAAGTCAGAACCCGACGAAAACGGCAAGATCGACGCGATCGAGCTGCTTGGTTTAGCCGGACAAGAAGCGGCAATCGAAAAGGCGCGTCAAATCTGCTCTGGTGTATTTCTAGCGCGTGAACTGGTAGCGGCTCCAGCAAATTACGTCACTCCGGTCACGATGGCAGAAACCGCGCTGGCGATCGCGAATGAACACGGCTTAGAGATTCAAATTCTCGAAAAAGAAGATTGCGAAAAGCTGGGGATGGGAGCTTTTCTGGGTGTCGCTCAAGCGTCTGACCTGCCGCCGAAGTTCATTCACATCACCTACAAACCGCAAGGAACCCCGCGCAAGAAAGTGGCGATCATTGGTAAAGGTCTCACGTTCGATTCCGGTGGCTTGAATATCAAAGGTGCGGGAAGCGGCATCGAAATGATGAAGACCGACATGGGGGGCGCGGGTGCAACCTTTGGAGCCGTTAAAGCGATCGCGCAACTGAAACCCGATGTCGAGGTGCATTTTATCTCGGCAGTGACGGAAAACATGATCAGTGGTCGGGCGATTCACCCCGGAGATATTCTCACGGCATCGAACGGCAAGACGATCGAAATCAATAACACCGATGCGGAGGGACGCTTAACGCTGGCGGATGCATTGGTTTATACAGAGAAATTAGGGGTGGATGCGATCGTCGATCTAGCGACTCTTACCGGAGCTTGCGTGATTGCGTTAGGCGATAACATTGCGGGCTTGTGGAGTCCCAACGATGAACTTGCCGATCAACTCCTGAAAGCGAGTGAGCAATCGGGCGAAAAACTTTGGCGAATGCCGATGGAAGAAAAATACTTTGAAAGTATGAAGTCGGGCATTGCGGACATGAAGAACACCGGAGCACGGGCAGGTGGTGCAATTTCAGCAGCACTGTTTCTCAAGCAGTATGTCAAAGAGACTCCTTGGGCGCACCTAGATGTGGCAGGCCCAGTTTGGACGGATAAAGAGAATGGCTACAACGGGGCAGGCGCAACGGGTTACGGCGTCAGGCTGCTGGTAGATTGGGTGCTGAGTTAG
- a CDS encoding transglycosylase SLT domain-containing protein, whose translation MRKPLFQARKFWLVLATGVGAIGIVAGALIPIEKLQQVSQVPSNVVNSLQSVTAPASGGVGTPSRLISPLVAKSATERAGALKQATQSASSTLERDRARYLLATDLIAQGQGEKALEQLKDLEKSYPVLAAQIGMKRAQAYEVTGKQKEAAQTLQAIVKQFPKEPATAEALFTLGRKNSQYWDQALAQFPSHPRSIEIAKTRLKQNPKQLPLLLIVAKYGTSSNGYTELLDKLVSQYGTQLQPQDWEAIAFGYWENQVYDKGAIAYARAPQTPLTAYRSARGLHLSGRPGAVERYRQMVQQFPNSPEAGLALTRLAALADTPPTAIAYLDQVIQNFPDRAPEALVEKSKLLDKMNSAKTAAQMRQLVLTQYANSEAAAEMRWDYAQRSAKTGNLKLAKQWAEPVLTHNPTSEIAAEAGFWAGKWAQRIGNNDQAAKLFQKVLSEHSESYYAWRSAAMLGWNVGDFNTVRSMNPQVQKPLARPELPAGSPALKELYQLGQERDAWSHWQIEFQNRVQPSIAEQFTDGVMRLGVGENLDGLYMVGSLRDREKPEDKAKYQELRKQIGYWQALYPFPYVETIENWSQQRQLNPMLVTALIRQESRFEPDIKSSVGAVGLMQVMPETGEYIANNIKVKQFKLADPETNIKFGTWYLDYTHLQYDNNSMLAVASYNAGPGAVAGWVSKAKSQDPDEFVEAIPYSETRGYVKSVLGNYWNYLRLYNPEISQRVAQVAKDHPKGN comes from the coding sequence ATGCGAAAGCCACTGTTTCAAGCGCGGAAGTTTTGGTTAGTGCTAGCAACTGGAGTTGGAGCGATCGGCATCGTGGCGGGTGCGCTGATCCCGATCGAAAAACTTCAGCAAGTCTCGCAAGTGCCCTCGAATGTTGTAAATTCGCTACAGTCTGTGACAGCTCCCGCATCGGGTGGCGTTGGAACTCCGAGCCGGTTAATTAGCCCATTGGTGGCAAAATCGGCGACGGAGCGAGCCGGGGCGCTCAAGCAGGCGACACAAAGCGCCAGTTCGACTTTAGAGCGCGATCGTGCTCGATATTTGTTGGCAACCGATTTGATTGCTCAAGGTCAAGGTGAAAAAGCACTAGAGCAACTGAAGGATCTAGAGAAAAGCTATCCAGTTTTAGCGGCGCAAATTGGGATGAAACGCGCCCAAGCGTATGAAGTTACAGGCAAGCAGAAAGAAGCGGCGCAGACCTTACAAGCGATCGTTAAACAGTTTCCGAAAGAACCCGCCACGGCAGAAGCACTCTTTACTTTAGGGCGCAAAAATTCCCAATATTGGGATCAAGCTTTAGCCCAATTTCCATCGCATCCAAGATCGATCGAGATCGCTAAAACTCGCCTCAAGCAAAATCCGAAGCAGCTTCCCTTACTGTTGATTGTTGCCAAATACGGCACAAGCAGCAATGGATACACTGAGCTACTGGATAAACTCGTTTCGCAGTATGGCACTCAGTTACAGCCACAGGACTGGGAAGCGATCGCATTCGGGTACTGGGAGAACCAAGTTTATGATAAAGGTGCGATCGCGTATGCTCGCGCTCCTCAAACTCCACTGACCGCATATCGATCGGCGCGAGGGCTGCATCTAAGCGGCAGACCCGGAGCCGTCGAACGCTATCGTCAAATGGTGCAGCAGTTTCCCAACTCTCCAGAGGCAGGGTTAGCGTTGACGCGATTAGCCGCATTAGCCGACACTCCCCCCACTGCGATCGCGTATCTTGATCAAGTGATTCAAAACTTTCCCGATCGTGCACCAGAGGCTTTAGTAGAAAAGTCGAAGCTGCTCGACAAGATGAACAGTGCGAAAACGGCTGCACAAATGCGGCAGTTGGTTCTGACTCAATATGCCAATTCGGAGGCTGCTGCTGAGATGCGCTGGGACTATGCTCAACGCAGCGCCAAAACTGGAAACCTCAAGCTTGCAAAACAGTGGGCAGAACCTGTGTTAACCCACAATCCCACCAGTGAGATTGCAGCAGAAGCGGGGTTTTGGGCAGGAAAATGGGCGCAACGAATCGGCAACAATGATCAAGCAGCAAAACTGTTTCAAAAAGTCCTGAGCGAACATTCAGAGTCCTATTACGCATGGCGATCGGCAGCGATGCTCGGTTGGAATGTGGGCGACTTTAACACGGTGCGATCAATGAATCCCCAAGTGCAAAAGCCGCTCGCTCGTCCAGAACTTCCAGCAGGTTCACCTGCCCTCAAGGAGCTCTATCAACTCGGTCAAGAGCGCGATGCTTGGTCACATTGGCAGATCGAATTTCAGAATCGGGTACAACCATCGATCGCAGAACAATTCACCGATGGCGTAATGCGGTTGGGCGTTGGGGAAAATCTCGATGGGCTTTATATGGTCGGGAGTTTGCGCGATCGTGAAAAACCGGAAGATAAAGCGAAGTATCAGGAGCTAAGAAAGCAGATCGGGTACTGGCAAGCGCTGTATCCGTTCCCTTACGTAGAAACGATCGAGAATTGGTCACAGCAGCGCCAACTTAATCCGATGTTGGTAACGGCTTTGATTCGACAAGAATCGCGCTTTGAACCAGACATCAAATCCAGCGTAGGAGCGGTTGGGCTGATGCAAGTGATGCCCGAAACAGGCGAATACATTGCCAACAATATTAAAGTTAAGCAGTTCAAACTCGCTGACCCTGAAACGAATATCAAGTTTGGAACCTGGTATCTAGACTATACACACTTGCAGTACGACAATAATTCGATGTTAGCAGTAGCTAGCTACAATGCCGGGCCCGGTGCAGTGGCAGGATGGGTAAGTAAAGCGAAATCACAAGATCCAGATGAATTTGTCGAAGCAATTCCCTATTCTGAAACGAGAGGATATGTGAAATCCGTGTTAGGCAACTATTGGAACTATCTGAGACTTTACAATCCAGAGATTTCTCAACGAGTCGCACAGGTGGCAAAAGATCATCCCAAAGGAAACTGA
- a CDS encoding PHP domain-containing protein: MLELHCHTTYSDGMLSPTELVGMAIESGVRALAITDHDTVSGWDEAIAAAPPELEIVPGLELSTVWRDRSLHILGFYPDRDRLVPPLSERLEGRKRRAQEMIDKLAALGYEIELPSMGEGMAPGRPHIASALVRAGHVESTREAFDRFLADDRPAFVQYEKFSAIAGIQLLRECGAVPIWAHPFLFRGAPVKEVLPQLVEAGLMGLEVYHPSHTLWQAERLKEMCAQYGLLMSGGSDFHGIPADSKPDEYRSLNSLKVSIDLLEPIKQAANHLKG; encoded by the coding sequence ATGTTAGAACTACATTGTCACACAACTTACTCAGACGGAATGCTGAGTCCGACCGAACTCGTAGGGATGGCGATCGAGTCCGGTGTGCGTGCGCTTGCGATTACCGATCACGATACAGTTTCCGGGTGGGATGAAGCGATTGCGGCGGCTCCTCCCGAACTCGAAATCGTTCCCGGTCTAGAATTAAGCACCGTTTGGCGCGATCGCTCTCTGCATATTTTGGGCTTTTATCCGGATCGCGATCGTCTCGTTCCCCCGTTGAGCGAACGCCTCGAAGGACGAAAACGCCGTGCTCAAGAGATGATCGATAAACTCGCAGCACTGGGATATGAAATTGAGCTTCCCTCGATGGGTGAAGGCATGGCTCCGGGTCGTCCGCATATTGCCTCTGCCCTGGTGAGAGCGGGTCATGTGGAATCGACGCGAGAAGCCTTCGATCGATTCTTAGCCGACGATCGCCCCGCCTTTGTGCAATACGAGAAATTTAGCGCGATCGCAGGCATTCAATTGCTGCGTGAGTGTGGTGCAGTTCCGATTTGGGCACATCCGTTTCTATTTCGAGGCGCACCTGTCAAAGAGGTTCTACCGCAACTGGTCGAAGCGGGATTGATGGGGCTGGAAGTCTATCATCCAAGCCATACACTTTGGCAAGCAGAACGGCTGAAAGAAATGTGCGCTCAGTACGGATTGTTGATGAGCGGGGGCAGTGATTTTCACGGCATTCCGGCGGATAGCAAGCCGGATGAATATCGATCGCTCAATAGCTTAAAGGTGTCGATCGATCTCCTTGAGCCGATCAAGCAGGCGGCGAACCACCTTAAGGGCTGA
- the nei gene encoding endonuclease VIII, producing MPEGPEIRISADQIAAALVDRRVTEIFFAFERLKPYESQLIGQCVTAVRTRGKGMVICFSNQLYLYSHNQLYGRWYVRQPHSYPQTNRQLRLAIHNAQKSALLYSASEIDVLQQSELATHPFLSRIELDVLDEAVTVEQVEARFRDKRFYRRQLPILLLDQHFLGGLGNYLRSEILFVARVYPVLRSIDCSDNQIHALAQAVLTVTQQSYQTKGITNDLTLAMQLKAQGQKRSDYRHSVFNRENRPCFVCGTLIVKEILAGRPLYYCPHCQAKIVS from the coding sequence ATGCCTGAAGGCCCTGAAATTCGCATCTCGGCTGACCAAATTGCAGCAGCACTGGTCGATCGACGAGTGACAGAAATCTTCTTTGCGTTTGAGCGATTAAAACCCTACGAATCTCAGTTGATCGGGCAGTGTGTAACGGCGGTGCGGACTCGCGGCAAAGGCATGGTGATTTGCTTTAGCAATCAGCTTTATCTCTACAGCCACAATCAGCTTTATGGTCGCTGGTATGTACGCCAACCTCATTCTTATCCACAAACAAATCGACAGTTACGGCTAGCTATTCACAATGCTCAGAAATCTGCATTGCTGTACAGTGCTTCTGAGATTGATGTATTACAACAATCCGAGTTAGCGACGCATCCATTCTTGAGTCGGATTGAATTAGATGTGTTAGACGAAGCAGTGACTGTCGAACAGGTTGAAGCAAGGTTTCGAGACAAGCGGTTTTATCGTAGACAGTTACCGATTTTATTGTTAGACCAGCATTTCCTGGGTGGATTGGGAAACTATCTTCGCAGTGAGATTCTATTTGTAGCGCGAGTGTATCCGGTGTTGCGATCGATCGATTGTTCTGACAATCAAATTCATGCACTAGCACAAGCTGTTCTAACTGTCACACAACAGTCTTATCAGACAAAGGGCATCACCAATGATTTAACCCTTGCAATGCAATTAAAAGCCCAAGGACAAAAGCGAAGTGACTATCGGCATTCTGTGTTTAATCGAGAGAATCGCCCCTGCTTTGTCTGTGGAACCTTGATTGTGAAAGAAATCCTTGCAGGACGGCCATTGTATTACTGTCCTCATTGCCAAGCAAAGATTGTCTCTTGA
- the pyrF gene encoding orotidine-5'-phosphate decarboxylase → MNDRIIVPLDVPSEAAAIALIDKLPQVTFWKVGLELFVSSGSNILTILKQRQKRIFLDLKFHDIPNTVAGACAAAARFGVDLITIHATAGKTALEQAQRAIESNTPEGATPSKLIAITVLTSLSARSLAFELKIPLELPEYALEMALLAKESGLSGAVCSPQEVAQLRQVCGDEFVLVCPGVRPTWAAAGDQQRIMTPKQAIAAGATYLVIGRPITAADDPVGAFDRICEELAG, encoded by the coding sequence ATGAACGATCGCATCATTGTTCCGTTAGATGTGCCGTCGGAAGCAGCCGCGATCGCGCTCATCGATAAGCTGCCTCAAGTTACCTTTTGGAAAGTCGGCTTAGAACTCTTTGTCAGCAGTGGATCGAACATTTTAACGATTCTGAAGCAGCGTCAGAAACGGATTTTTCTTGATCTGAAGTTCCACGACATTCCGAATACGGTTGCGGGCGCTTGTGCGGCGGCGGCTCGATTTGGTGTGGATTTGATTACGATTCATGCGACTGCCGGGAAAACCGCATTAGAGCAGGCGCAACGAGCGATCGAGTCAAATACTCCAGAGGGGGCTACGCCGTCGAAGTTGATTGCAATTACGGTGTTAACGAGTTTATCGGCGCGATCGCTAGCGTTTGAGTTGAAGATTCCGCTCGAACTGCCCGAATATGCGTTAGAAATGGCGCTTTTGGCAAAAGAAAGTGGGTTATCAGGGGCAGTTTGTTCGCCGCAGGAAGTCGCGCAACTGCGGCAGGTTTGCGGTGATGAATTTGTGCTGGTTTGTCCGGGGGTGCGTCCAACTTGGGCGGCTGCGGGAGATCAGCAGCGAATAATGACTCCGAAGCAGGCAATTGCGGCGGGCGCAACGTATTTGGTGATTGGGCGACCGATTACGGCAGCGGATGATCCGGTGGGGGCGTTCGATCGAATTTGTGAGGAACTTGCAGGATGA
- a CDS encoding tyrosine--tRNA ligase, whose product MSHSLDWLFRGTTEIFPDQPDSAQPTENLRVRLEKSNRPLRIKFGIDPTGTDIHLGHSTIYRKLRQFQDAGHTAVLLIGDFTARIGDPTGKSEVRKQLTEEEVKANAATYLKQLRPILDFETPGRLEIRYNSEWLSKLDLSKILELLATMTVGQMLAKEGFAERYKQGSAIYLHEFLYPLMQGYDSVALEADVELGGTDQKFNLAVGRDLQRHFGQTPQFGLLMPILPGLDGVQKMSKSLGNYVGLSEDPLSMYSKLEKVPDNAIEQYFELLTDLPLDQLPEKPRDRQKLLALDVVSHYHGKERALEAQSAALNLVQGGGTESDSVPEFSLSGVQFPAKLFYLVSAAGLCKSSSEARRQIQGGAVKLDGEKMSEVDRLFESPEALSGKVLQLGKSKFVRFVP is encoded by the coding sequence ATGTCTCATTCTCTTGACTGGCTGTTTCGGGGTACGACCGAGATTTTCCCGGATCAGCCAGATTCGGCTCAGCCGACTGAAAATTTACGGGTGCGCTTGGAGAAGAGCAACCGCCCATTGCGGATTAAGTTTGGCATTGATCCGACGGGAACTGATATTCATTTGGGTCATAGTACCATTTACCGCAAGTTGCGGCAGTTTCAGGATGCTGGACATACAGCGGTGCTATTGATTGGAGATTTTACCGCGAGAATCGGCGATCCGACAGGAAAATCCGAGGTGCGGAAGCAATTGACCGAAGAGGAGGTGAAGGCAAATGCTGCAACTTATCTAAAGCAGTTGCGCCCGATTCTGGATTTTGAGACCCCAGGGCGGTTAGAGATACGCTACAACTCGGAATGGCTCTCTAAGCTGGATTTGAGCAAGATTCTCGAATTGCTGGCAACGATGACGGTCGGGCAAATGCTGGCGAAGGAAGGCTTTGCGGAGCGCTACAAGCAAGGAAGCGCGATTTATCTGCACGAATTTTTATACCCGTTGATGCAGGGCTACGATTCGGTGGCGCTAGAAGCCGATGTCGAACTCGGCGGAACCGATCAGAAGTTCAATCTCGCCGTCGGACGGGATTTGCAGCGTCATTTTGGGCAGACTCCGCAGTTTGGATTGCTGATGCCGATTTTGCCGGGGTTAGATGGCGTTCAGAAAATGTCTAAGTCTCTGGGGAACTATGTCGGATTGTCGGAAGATCCGCTCAGTATGTATTCGAAATTAGAGAAAGTTCCAGACAACGCGATCGAGCAATATTTTGAGCTTCTGACCGATTTACCGCTCGATCAACTGCCGGAGAAACCTCGCGATCGTCAAAAACTTCTGGCGCTGGATGTGGTGAGCCACTATCACGGCAAAGAACGCGCTCTTGAAGCGCAAAGCGCAGCGCTGAATCTGGTTCAAGGTGGGGGAACCGAGAGCGATTCGGTGCCAGAATTTTCGCTGTCTGGGGTGCAATTTCCGGCGAAACTGTTTTATCTCGTGAGTGCGGCGGGTCTGTGTAAAAGCAGCTCCGAAGCGCGGCGACAGATTCAAGGCGGAGCGGTGAAACTGGACGGTGAAAAAATGAGTGAGGTCGATCGTTTGTTTGAGTCACCAGAAGCGCTGAGCGGAAAAGTGCTTCAGCTTGGTAAAAGTAAGTTTGTGCGGTTTGTGCCATGA
- a CDS encoding penicillin-binding protein 1A, with the protein MSSNTLRQKQQQQQPETTKEFFQSVGKVTGGTLLAITMLSSSVVAGGLVGLAISFRNLPDVRSLRAFKPSETTHIYDIKGKKLTSIHGEANREVVPLNSISPHLKRAVIAIEDSYFYSHSGVNAGAIARAGVANFTSGRTVEGGSTVTMQLVKNLFLSPERALSRKVAEAVLALRIEQIFKKDQILEMYLNQVYWGHNTYGAQTAARSYFNKDAASLNLAESAMMAGLIQSPEALSPFADMKAAKARQADVLNRMRELGWITASEEAAARKYPIKLGKITSFQTSQMPYVTDAVVQELTRKFGRDAVLKGGMRIQTTIDSRMQRIAEDTARRSLASINAQGVGADQMSIVAVDPRTQFVKAMVGGVNAKKSQFNRAIQALRQPGSAFKPFVYYAAYASGKYAPDSTILDAPVGYPDGYDMYYPQNYDRSFGGAMTLRRALEQSRNVPAVKLGQEIGLNKIVEICRSIGIKSPINPVISLPLGAVDLTPLEMASSYAAFANNGWYSEATLIAQVTDSSGNVLLDNTPKPRLVLDPWASAATNDTLQGVITRGTATAAQIGRPAAGKTGTTSSERDIWFVGYVPQLSTAVWVGNDDYTTLGGGATGGTFVAPIWRDFMSQALQDVPVERFRPPSDFDRP; encoded by the coding sequence GTGTCGTCCAATACCCTTAGACAAAAGCAGCAGCAGCAACAACCCGAAACCACAAAGGAATTTTTCCAGTCGGTGGGCAAAGTGACGGGCGGAACGCTGCTGGCGATTACGATGCTGTCGAGTTCAGTCGTTGCAGGCGGTCTTGTCGGACTCGCGATTAGTTTTCGTAATTTGCCGGATGTACGATCGCTGCGTGCCTTTAAACCCAGCGAAACGACGCATATCTACGACATAAAAGGCAAAAAGCTCACCAGTATTCACGGTGAAGCAAACCGGGAAGTCGTGCCGCTCAACAGCATTTCTCCGCATCTCAAACGGGCAGTAATCGCGATCGAAGACAGCTATTTTTATTCGCATAGCGGCGTGAATGCAGGGGCGATCGCACGGGCAGGGGTAGCAAACTTCACATCCGGGCGCACCGTTGAGGGCGGTTCTACGGTGACGATGCAGCTTGTGAAGAACCTATTTCTGTCGCCGGAGCGTGCCCTGAGTCGAAAAGTTGCGGAAGCCGTCTTAGCGCTAAGAATCGAGCAGATTTTCAAAAAAGACCAGATTCTTGAGATGTATCTGAATCAGGTCTATTGGGGGCACAACACCTATGGAGCGCAGACCGCCGCCAGAAGCTATTTCAACAAAGATGCAGCCAGTCTGAATTTGGCAGAATCGGCAATGATGGCAGGGCTGATTCAATCGCCCGAAGCCCTCAGCCCCTTTGCGGACATGAAGGCGGCAAAAGCGCGTCAAGCCGATGTGCTGAATCGAATGCGAGAACTCGGTTGGATCACAGCATCTGAAGAAGCTGCTGCCCGCAAATATCCGATCAAGCTCGGAAAAATTACCTCGTTCCAGACCAGTCAAATGCCGTATGTCACCGATGCGGTGGTGCAAGAACTGACGCGCAAATTCGGGCGAGATGCAGTCCTCAAGGGCGGAATGCGGATTCAAACGACGATCGATTCTCGAATGCAGCGCATCGCTGAAGACACAGCACGTCGATCGCTTGCCTCGATCAATGCTCAAGGAGTCGGCGCGGATCAGATGTCGATCGTTGCGGTTGATCCCCGGACACAGTTTGTGAAAGCGATGGTCGGCGGTGTCAATGCAAAGAAGAGCCAGTTCAACCGCGCGATTCAAGCGTTGCGGCAACCGGGATCAGCGTTTAAGCCTTTTGTGTACTATGCGGCTTATGCGTCCGGCAAGTACGCGCCAGATTCCACCATCCTCGATGCGCCTGTGGGATATCCCGATGGCTATGATATGTACTACCCCCAGAACTACGATCGTAGCTTCGGGGGTGCCATGACCCTGAGACGCGCTCTAGAGCAATCTCGCAACGTTCCCGCCGTGAAGCTTGGGCAAGAAATCGGTCTTAATAAAATTGTCGAAATTTGTCGCAGCATTGGAATCAAAAGCCCGATTAACCCCGTGATTTCGCTGCCCTTGGGAGCCGTTGACCTGACTCCGCTAGAAATGGCAAGCTCTTACGCTGCCTTCGCAAATAACGGGTGGTACTCAGAAGCGACTTTAATTGCACAAGTGACCGATAGTAGCGGCAACGTCCTCCTAGATAACACGCCGAAACCGAGACTGGTGCTTGATCCCTGGGCATCTGCTGCAACCAACGATACGCTTCAAGGGGTGATCACACGCGGAACTGCCACTGCTGCGCAGATTGGTCGTCCCGCCGCAGGTAAAACCGGAACCACGTCATCCGAGCGTGATATCTGGTTTGTTGGCTATGTGCCTCAGCTTTCGACTGCCGTTTGGGTCGGGAATGATGACTATACAACTCTGGGAGGTGGGGCAACGGGAGGCACGTTTGTGGCTCCAATCTGGCGTGATTTCATGTCTCAAGCGCTGCAAGATGTCCCGGTTGAGCGCTTCCGTCCTCCGTCGGACTTCGATCGACCTTGA
- a CDS encoding phycobiliprotein lyase has translation MTVSVLSSTADDQLIEAFFQQSEGQWRSERRYYTLPDGEVKEMISMITIRFLPQGAPELVELAHLHGLEDETAMTCGAAVTWDSENTVSGRTESKGSTLFGVIGSVLYRDRGFATTKPITAGFYFTNPDTLCLRTEYKGSVFEEELKLIGSKYRTRQTIISRAGEQQMIGQYIEKRIA, from the coding sequence GTGACTGTATCTGTACTTTCCTCCACAGCGGATGATCAGTTGATCGAAGCGTTTTTTCAACAATCCGAAGGGCAATGGCGTTCGGAGCGTCGCTACTACACCTTGCCCGATGGTGAAGTGAAAGAAATGATCAGCATGATTACGATTCGCTTTTTACCGCAGGGAGCGCCCGAACTGGTCGAACTGGCTCATCTGCATGGACTCGAAGACGAAACCGCTATGACCTGCGGTGCAGCGGTCACCTGGGATAGCGAAAACACCGTTTCCGGGCGGACAGAATCGAAAGGCTCGACGTTATTTGGCGTGATTGGCTCAGTCTTGTACCGCGATCGCGGATTCGCAACCACGAAACCCATCACCGCAGGCTTCTACTTCACCAATCCTGATACGCTCTGCCTCAGAACCGAATACAAAGGCTCGGTGTTTGAAGAAGAACTTAAGCTGATTGGCAGTAAATACCGCACTCGACAAACGATCATTTCCCGCGCTGGCGAACAGCAAATGATCGGACAATACATCGAAAAGCGCATCGCTTAA